GGATATCGGACGGAGGAGATATCATTGGTTTAGTATGAAGGGTAAAATCATCATTTCATGGAAAATGCTATTGATGCAACAGAGACACGTTGTGGATTCGCTTTATCAAAGCAAGTGTGTGTCCTACTGTTCTCCTTTGGGCCTTATCTCCTCGGAACCGATCGAAGAAGATAatttcttcttatcttttctttcttctctctttcttttttcctGATCTTGTTTTCTCTGTGTGTGATTGAGAGTTGGCTCGAGATAGAGAGAGAGATACAGTCGATGAATTAGGAGTGTTGATGGAGATATGAaggtggtgttggtgttggtgttgatgttgattaactctgaaaaagaagaagattaagtTGTTTGTAAATCGAAGTCAGAGTTTCGATTTAGGTTCAAGATATGGAGGAATTGGTTAATTGAAGAAGGATTTGGGTAGTAGGCGATGAAGAAGAAAGGGGTTTGGTGTTCTTGTGAAGTTGTGAAGCTGATTCGATGATAAtttgaaaagttagggtttctgcaAGAATTCAAggatgaattagaagatgaaattgatattTTAAGAAAGGGATTTGAGATGGGCATTGATCTGATTGGATGAATTAAGATTTGAGTTGAGGAGTAATTCGAATttgatgaagttagggttttggagtcgtttatgatgaacatgaagaattaaGGACCGAATTTGAGTAATTGAGGAAGGAGATGGAGTTGTATTAATTTGttagataaaaagaaagaagggGTTTGTTTCAATTTGGTTGAGACAAGCTGTTTAGGGTAATTATTCTTCATGGTTAAATTAGTAATGTTTGTTTACTTTCATTACTGAGTTTCTGAGTTTGTTTATTGAATTAAGAACTGAGCTGAGCTAGTGGTGCTGGTGGTGGCAGTGTTATTTAAGATGGAAATTGAATGAACAGAGACCACGACAACACTGCGTTCTTGTAATTTGCTCCGTGGTGAGATAACAGTCCGACATTGGTCAGATGATGGGGCttataagtcaatgggatccCTAACAGATTGGTCAATGGGAATAGCATATGGGCAACTCACTAAAAGCGCATTGTAAACGGAAAACTTTTTTCTCTAGCTGCACTAGCAGATATGTCATCTAACTACAACCATTGTAAACGAGTACCTAGATTAAAAAGTATTGATACCCTTTTGTGCGCTGATTGTAATCCTAATAACCAATGCACGAGAATTTGTATGACAGGGGCACTTCTATGCATTTTTAGTGCACAGCAAGAATTGGGTCGTTCTGAAAAATGTTGTTTCTTGGAATGCGATGATTTGCGGGTATAGCCAAGCTGGTCATACTGAAGAAACTGCACGAGGCTATTGGTCACAGCTAAATAATTAAACAACCATGGGAAATCGAACAAAAATGACAATAAGATTGTGGAGTGCTAACAACAATTGAACAAACAAAGACAGAAATAGTCTGATGTTCCAACAAAAAAATACTCTTGCATTGAGtaaaaagcttactaacacaagttttattttacagaaaataagtaATAAATTAGTTTGAATATCAAATGCCCGCATTCACTTGAAAGAACATAGCATGAGAAAACTTATTGAAACTTGGATGAACAGCCACACCCAACTGTTCTAACATTGGAACTAAGAATCAACGACACTGGAGATTTGCAGTACTAAGAACCTTGAGAAACCCGCATAATAATACCACTACACCACCATTTCTTCGTCGACCCCCTCTCCCCTTGATCACGACCCCCTCTGTTTCAGCGCCTCCCTCCCTTGCAGATTCATGTTAATACGCCTTAAGAAGTTCATGATGATAAACAGTATTAATACCTCCAGGAATAACATTAACACCTCCAAAGGCAGCGACACTACCTTCATGGTTAGCAGCATGAACATCTGCAAGAATAACATCAACACCTTCAAGAACAACGGCATTAACGTCTATGAGAAACACATTATTGACACCTCTAAGAGACGAATTAACAgcatccatttcttggttttcaGAAGATGCTCGTTTTCTTTTTGAACTACTACTACTTTCAGTTAATTCATTACGTTTGCGTTTCGCTTCTTTGTCTTGAGCAGCTTCCATTGTAATTTGGGAGTTTTTATTCAAATGATGAGAATCTTGAATTTCACTAGCATCTTTGGAATGTTTTTTGTCCACTGTACCCATATAAATACCTGAATTCACTGAAACTAAGCTCTCCACGTAATTCTCCGAGCAAAAACTACCATCGATGATGCCGTTTATATTCAGGGTTCTAATGTTATCATTCTTTGGGTCGTATAAACCGAGACCGTCACCAACCTGTATTAGAATCCCACTATCTTTAACAGAGCCATAGATCTTTAACGAATGGGGATCTGCAATAATTTCTTTTTGGGTAATGATGAATTGCTTTGTCCAAGATTCTCTCACTCCATAATTTTGCATAACCCATACATCAACACGAACGTTACGGACACCACAAATTAAGCAAAGGGAATCTCCCAGCACATGGATATTAAATTTCTCTTCTGGACATGTCATAGTTTCTTCTGGAAGTTGCAAATCCATGAACTTCTCACTGTTAATATCGAAGCAAATTATAGTTTCTTTACGGGTGGCGGTATCGTCTGACCAATGAGAAGCATCTTCACCTAACCAATGAAGAGCACCATTCAGAAGCACACCACCGGTTACATCAGAATACACATAAGGGATGTTTTCGCCTCTACTCCATGAACCAGCTGTGTATGAATAAACTTCAGAAAAACTGTCAAGCTCGCCATCATCATCAGACCGGCCAGTTGCAATGCATACCAACTTGTAATTATCAGTTTTGAAATCGTAACCAAACCCATAGGAAAGGTTTTCTACGGCCGTCGGTGCTCTTATGATTTCCTTGTACTCTCTTGTGGATGGGTTCCAAAGAAATAATTTTTCACTATCTTCGGTCAATAATAAAATCAAGCCATTGCAAGATCCCACAATAAAATGGCGAATACTGTGAGTTATAGCATTATTATTATTGTCGTTTGGGTAATCCATCACAACAGCTCCGTATAATATTGAAGCATAATCTAtggaataaaatatatcatcagcaGCGTACATATCATGACTCAAACCGATCATAATTTTTGTGTTTGTAAGTTGATTTTTGGTGGCAAGGTTAAGGTGATCCTTTATAAATTTACGACTAGATAGTAATTCACACCAGGTCTTGCATACGGACTTGAAACATAAGATGGATTTCACAGGTAACCTTAATAAAATCTCTTCTTGGATGTCTTGAGGAATACTTAATCTTGACATTGTTCTTTTGGAACGAATAGAATAgaaattaattattaaaaattttACCAAAACGCAACAGATATATTGAACTTTCCTTTTGATTTTGTATCTCCTTCTGTTGCTTCGTTCTTCTTTCACGAATTGATGTTGTTGTCCACTTTGAACACCGACGACAGCAACAACTCTAGTTGCTTTGCTCGTAACAAACAAACTTGCTTTGTAAATTATAGGGACGACGGAAGGAGAATAAGAAGACTTGATTAGTTTCTCATATAGCTATGGACCTATGGTATGTCTAGCTTTTATAGTACGCTCTCTTTATATAGGCTTTCGTATTAAAAGTTTTCCTAGTtgttgttggttaaacttcaacattaagtctaagataatctctaacaagttggttaggataagaaaaggcaattgatgtaatcctaagggaattagaagtcatctag
This portion of the Papaver somniferum cultivar HN1 chromosome 11, ASM357369v1, whole genome shotgun sequence genome encodes:
- the LOC113322226 gene encoding F-box/kelch-repeat protein At3g06240-like: MSRLSIPQDIQEEILLRLPVKSILCFKSVCKTWCELLSSRKFIKDHLNLATKNQLTNTKIMIGLSHDMYAADDIFYSIDYASILYGAVVMDYPNDNNNNAITHSIRHFIVGSCNGLILLLTEDSEKLFLWNPSTREYKEIIRAPTAVENLSYGFGYDFKTDNYKLVCIATGRSDDDGELDSFSEVYSYTAGSWSRGENIPYVYSDVTGGVLLNGALHWLGEDASHWSDDTATRKETIICFDINSEKFMDLQLPEETMTCPEEKFNIHVLGDSLCLICGVRNVRVDVWVMQNYGVRESWTKQFIITQKEIIADPHSLKIYGSVKDSGILIQVGDGLGLYDPKNDNIRTLNINGIIDGSFCSENYVESLVSVNSGIYMGTVDKKHSKDASEIQDSHHLNKNSQITMEAAQDKEAKRKRNELTESSSSSKRKRASSENQEMDAVNSSLRGVNNVFLIDVNAVVLEGVDVILADVHAANHEGSVAAFGGVNVIPGGINTVYHHELLKAY